The sequence GtctaagctccattcatttggaCCATGTGGGTCTGGGTCTCATTGATGTAAAACAAATGCCAATATGTGACCATACTGCCATCATTGGAGTGAAGCCCAAAACTGTGACTTTCCATCACCCAATCcatatgtatttattatatgaTAACTGAATATATGCATCTTCTTATATCATAGGATAAACAAGTGACTAAATATTATTTACTGATCTTGAAAACATAGAATTTATATCATTTCTTCATGTTTGGGGGACACATTCTATAAACTCGCTCTTCTATGAACGCTCTTTGCTGCCTTCAGACCAGTCTTTATAGCCGTGTCGATCCAGCCATGAGGAAGTGACGTGTGCTCCCCAGCAAAGTAAATTCTACCTTCTGGTTTGTTCAATGCTTCATTTATATCGCCATACTGATAGGGTGTAAAAAAGGCAAATGCTCCCATGGTATATGGATCCAGACTCCACTTCTTCACCACATATTTGGGGCAGAGTTTTTTCAGCTCTTCCTTTGGTCTCTTATGGATGATGGACAAGTCTTCTAGCAAAATATCAACACAATCCTCATCACTTAGCGATAGGAAGAACACTGAGCTGTCTTCGTAAGTGTATGAGGCCAGGAGGACACCTCTTCCATTGGTGAAGTTATGACTCGGATAGTAGATGTTACGGGATGGTCGATCGGTAGAGCTCCTTCCTCCGACTATCCCATCCTTCTCCCAGAATCTCTCATTACAGCTCAGATGAATCTTTGTGGAACTTGCATAATGAATGACACTGAGAGCATTGTACTTGTCATTACTCAATGGAGGACTGAAGTCTATACGTCTGGTGGTCCCAGCGCTGGAGGTGACGATGACGTAGTCTGCAGATATGTTGGTGAGAGCAGAGGACTTGTTTTGCCGGTACTGGACAACCACAGATTTCTCCTTCCTTGTGATTTTAACTACAGTAGAATTTAATTTGATGACATTTCCAAGGGAGCGTGAGAAAGCTAAAGGCAACTGGTCAAAGCCTCCTGTGATCTCATCCATCCTTGTGAGACAAAAGGACAATATTAGTAAAATACGCCAAATAAATTTAGCATAGCTAAacaatatatatactgcattaATAGAATAAAATTCAAGTTTCCCCCATCATTCTACACTAAGtaccccataataaaaatgtgaTAATAGAACTTTTAACATTTTTGCGAATTTTTTGGaaagaaaaaatttaaaagttgCATGGACATAAGTATTCAGGCCCTTTGCTGTGACATTCTGCTCCGGGGCTTCCATTTCTTGTGATCATCTCTGAGACGTTTCTGCACCTTGATTGGAGTCACTTGTGATAAATTCAGGTGATTGGAGAGGATTGGGAAAGTCACACCCTCtctatataaggtctcacagctCACAATGCagatcagagaaaaaaaaacatgagaaggaaagagctgcctgtagagctcagagacaggattgtgtggaggcacaaatccaaaaatactaaaaaatattCTGCTGCAGTACAGTGGCCTCCATCGGCAAAAGGCGGatcggcagccttttcactgGCTGGaatgctctgattggctgagcaagctggaagcatGTGATGTGATCCAGCGAATGAAAAGACATGTGCAACATTAGCCTTTTCGCTCCCATTCATGCTGGAGGAACTTGGAAGTACAGAAAATTCAAAGATGCGGATTGGGCTGACGGGGACCGGGGACAGCGAGAATTTCGAATGGAGAtcaactcaggagggatggtgagtatacgatctgtgtctgttagtgttttttttttctgccgccggagttgtcctttaaggattcTTAGACTGGGAGAAACCagattctctggtctgatgaaaccaaggtTAAACATTTTGGCCTCAGTCCATGCCCCCATTAACCAGAGCATACCCCGAACAGATACAATGTTTGCAAAGGACTGTATCTAGTCTACCAAtagacagtggtaccttggttctcaaacttaattggttctggaaggttGAGAACAGAGCAGTTTGataaccgagcagtgtcttccaataggaaataatgtaaatgtgtttaattggttccagcaccgacCAATAATATCATTTTTTCCaggacttcttcagccactggtaaccaAACGCACTGAATTTTTTTTGTGACTGTCCCAATGCAATAAGCCACCATTCCCTAACATAATGTGCATTGCACAAGCAGAGTCACCATGTAGCTATAACCTTGGACTGGTTTCACAcaaaataaaggccctattacacggagcgataatctgccgaatcagccttTTTGGGCAGCGTATCGCTCTGGGTAATAAAGACACTATTGGGTGATtcctgtctttcaacatgttaaaaaatcatcagctgctgaCCGCACGTcggtacgtgtaatagtgatgcgtggcgGAAAAAAAGAGATGCGGTAAAGTGGTGCTGTGCTCAGAATAACACACCTCTTTCTCccatctggccgcccttgtatcctaccagtattactgtacctccttctctgtttCTCAGATCTGACTGCTGTCTgatgtattttattaatttttatttgctgTGCGTTTTAAGAGGGGTAGTCtcatatcccaaactctatatataataactggaaaagttgggggtcgtcttatacacccagtcgtcttatatgccggaaaatacgatagttgagctgtgtaataggttctgtaagcgagtgctgatctagcagatcggtgctcgcttatcCAGAATATCGGGCCAAGTAATACGACCCTAAGTATCATGTCTGACGGAAACCAGGCACTGATCATCACCTGCCCtataccatccctccagtgaaGCATGATGGAGGCAGCCTCATGTTGTGGGAGAACAAAGAGACTGGTCCGGGATGATGAAAAGCTAAATGTAAAGTACAAAGCTAAAATACAGAAATATTCTTAATCAAAACCTGATCTAGAGTGCTCTGGACCTTAGACTGAGCTAAAGATTCACTTTCCAGCAATGACTCTAAGCACACGAAAACAGTGGTGACTCCTTGAATGCTCTTGAGTAGCCCAGTGTGAGCCCTGACTTGGACCAAAGATTGAATCAAAGATTTCTAGTGAGACCTTACAGTGACGTCCACCAACAATCCCCATCCAAACCGACAGAGCTAGAGAGGATCTACAGAGGAGATAATTCCCAAATCCATGTGGTAAACCTTGCTACCGCACacccaagaagactggaggctgaAATTGCTGCCAGAGTACTcagttagggggcattcacactaaTGAAGAAGTTCCCGCAGATTCCTCTGCTTGCCCCTACGCTCTCTCGCATCTCcgtccgtcccatagactccattctatggtcaggcggattccaccatctgcccaaagaatagacatgtcaattctttaggtggaCGTCGGAATCCACCTGACCGCAGGATGTTCTTCGCATGGATTCCGTAATCTGACCACACATCCTAAAGGCTTTGAATTCTTACCGCAATGCAAgattttagtttttctttaataatTTTGCATTCTTAGATTTCTACCATTCTGTTGTCTTTTGATATTATGGGGTATTGAGTGCAGAATGATGGGGAAAACTTGATTTCTTTTGATTTCAGCCTAACAGAATGTAATAGTTCACTATGTTCACTCTGTGACTTTAATATCATTATGAAAACATGATAA is a genomic window of Dendropsophus ebraccatus isolate aDenEbr1 chromosome 12, aDenEbr1.pat, whole genome shotgun sequence containing:
- the LOC138769048 gene encoding L-amino-acid oxidase-like, which translates into the protein MDNLILVSLLFWAVFGSSRSDLLQECLKDPDYEDLLNIAKNGLPSSKTRNGKHIVVVGAGMAGLSAAKTLQDAGHQVTILEANKRVGGRVLTYRDPEGWYADLGPMRLPPSHRIVREYIRQFGLKLNPFITFDNNAFYFFNNIRRGHGEAKETPNLFGYNLKAEEKGKSITDLYYKAVYKYLKETNSRKCSTILDGFDKASEMSFLVEEGSLSAGALQMIGHYMGLNGEFHISFLESIVDDSIFNTTRMDEITGGFDQLPLAFSRSLGNVIKLNSTVVKITRKEKSVVVQYRQNKSSALTNISADYVIVTSSAGTTRRIDFSPPLSNDKYNALSVIHYASSTKIHLSCNERFWEKDGIVGGRSSTDRPSRNIYYPSHNFTNGRGVLLASYTYEDSSVFFLSLSDEDCVDILLEDLSIIHKRPKEELKKLCPKYVVKKWSLDPYTMGAFAFFTPYQYGDINEALNKPEGRIYFAGEHTSLPHGWIDTAIKTGLKAAKSVHRRASL